A genome region from Alphaproteobacteria bacterium includes the following:
- a CDS encoding ankyrin repeat domain-containing protein has protein sequence MQPDSKHGRKAPAVAPERAEFFRALHGGNRDFIGLFLAQHPDAVNWRTPDGTPPLVLAMGASDRDLWEPASRSYNHEEVIELLLAYGADVNAKDAQGRTALIEECRLDRRETIINHLLKNNADVNAADHLKTTALHFLAAQDYGDDMIAPLVAAGANINAQDWQGNTPLHIAAGEGAFEFTSGHLDAVQRFLDLGASTDIRNNHFRTPLDSANMNGDFQDDGKRPTAEMIAAVAGKQAKRAPKAGDKPDPAPASNSNVKGPKPPPGKFRL, from the coding sequence TTGCAGCCTGACAGCAAGCATGGACGCAAAGCCCCTGCCGTCGCGCCTGAGCGCGCGGAGTTTTTTCGCGCACTGCATGGCGGTAACCGCGATTTCATCGGCCTGTTCCTGGCGCAGCATCCCGATGCCGTGAACTGGCGCACGCCCGATGGCACGCCGCCGCTGGTGCTGGCGATGGGCGCATCCGACCGCGATTTGTGGGAACCGGCAAGCCGTTCTTATAACCACGAAGAGGTCATTGAACTGCTGCTTGCCTATGGCGCGGATGTGAATGCAAAGGACGCGCAAGGGCGCACCGCGTTGATCGAGGAATGCCGCCTCGACCGCCGCGAAACGATTATAAATCACCTGCTGAAAAACAACGCCGATGTGAATGCCGCCGATCACCTGAAAACCACAGCGCTGCATTTTCTGGCCGCGCAGGATTACGGCGACGACATGATTGCGCCGCTGGTGGCCGCAGGCGCGAACATCAACGCGCAGGACTGGCAGGGCAATACTCCGCTGCATATCGCAGCGGGCGAGGGCGCGTTCGAATTCACGTCAGGCCATCTGGATGCCGTGCAGCGTTTCCTTGACCTTGGCGCATCGACCGATATCCGCAACAATCATTTCCGCACGCCGCTCGACAGCGCCAACATGAACGGCGATTTCCAGGACGACGGCAAGCGCCCGACGGCGGAAATGATTGCGGCTGTTGCGGGCAAGCAGGCGAAACGCGCGCCTAAGGCGGGCGACAAACCCGATCCCGCACCGGCCAGCAACAGCAACGTAAAAGGCCCGAAACCCCCGCCCGGCAAATTCCGCCTGTAA
- a CDS encoding nucleotidyltransferase family protein, with protein MAAVLKKAFVLAAGLGQRMRPLTDNCPKPLLYVGGRTMLDRALDALADAGVEEAVVNVHYLPQMIEEHLKTRTHPKITIVREDVLLDTGGGVKQMLDFFGDEPFYVLNADVVWTDGEKGATLTQMAQQWDASKMDLLLLLHTTKDLPSYNGKGDYYLADNTDQPVFKGRTKEDANYIFTGPRIVHPRLFDGARDGAFSFLELFHKAELNGRLYAHRHDGDWHHVGTPEALQETNRILAAKSKKRAP; from the coding sequence ATGGCAGCAGTATTGAAAAAAGCATTCGTACTTGCCGCCGGCCTTGGCCAGCGCATGCGCCCGCTCACCGATAACTGCCCGAAACCGTTGCTCTATGTCGGCGGCCGCACCATGCTCGACCGCGCGCTCGATGCGCTGGCCGATGCCGGGGTGGAAGAAGCTGTCGTCAACGTGCATTACCTGCCGCAGATGATCGAAGAACACCTGAAAACCCGCACCCACCCGAAAATCACCATCGTGCGCGAAGATGTGCTGCTGGATACCGGCGGCGGCGTGAAACAGATGCTCGATTTTTTCGGCGACGAGCCGTTCTATGTGCTGAACGCCGACGTCGTCTGGACGGACGGCGAAAAAGGCGCGACGCTGACACAGATGGCGCAGCAATGGGACGCGTCGAAAATGGATCTGCTGCTGCTGTTGCATACCACCAAGGATTTGCCAAGCTATAACGGCAAGGGCGATTATTACCTCGCAGACAATACCGACCAGCCGGTGTTCAAGGGCCGCACCAAGGAAGACGCCAATTACATCTTCACAGGCCCGCGCATCGTGCATCCGCGCCTGTTCGACGGCGCGCGCGACGGCGCGTTTTCGTTCCTTGAGCTGTTCCACAAGGCGGAACTGAACGGCCGGCTGTATGCGCACCGCCATGACGGCGACTGGCACCATGTTGGCACGCCGGAAGCGTTGCAGGAAACCAACCGCATCCTTGCCGCGAAAAGCAAAAAGCGCGCGCCGTGA
- the addA gene encoding double-strand break repair helicase AddA has product MTAENLKAKPQRSANENQSMAADPLKSVWVGASAGTGKTKVLIDRVLRLMLPRGGGTGQEATRPDKILCLTFTKTAAAEMSNRIYKKLGNWAVMPDDALKTDLKNLMCETPPEATIHAARRLFARVLDTPGGLKFLTIHSFCQSVLKRFPVEAGLPPHFELMDEQSAVEYLTRSLHDIIAATKRDPESALAQAFNQLVLHLDPDSMNDLMAKIMSKRSHLARILDAHDDRDGNAANTIRDVYRHLGLDPADTEETVLADVGKLHPGDEANLRRALQGLLAGGKKDSDKAAAMQPWLENPAGRTALFHTYCGAYFTKEGEFFKTFAYKDAVAACNDIHDIMLREAERLYAIRQKLQAVKLAGLNASLLTVASEMVGRYEKYKRQTDRLDYEDLIIKTSELLAEKSMVSWVLFKLDEGIDHILVDEAQDTSPYQWRVIEALSLEFFSGMGTRGDVLRTLFVVGDEKQSIYSFQGAEPKKFFEMQKFFGERVREVQDGWEVFLEHSFRSTRAVLDVVNGTFADENVRRGVVADAAREVRHVAFRQGQAGMVELWPLIRPAAREEQESWQMPVAVERGDNAASQLAKKIAGTVRGWIDSGEILTSKNRPVRAGDVLILVQSRSALVEMLMRALKEAQVPVAGIDRMTLTQEIAVMDMMALAGFALLPKDDLTLATLLKSPLVGLGEDDLYTLCHGRSGSLLGAVQAQRPDIAAYLYKWVNKAGEATPYEFFAEVLNTPCFADKTSGRRAFYGRLGGDIHDALDEFLNAALNYEQSHTPSLQKFTDWFMRGESDIKREQEAHSANQVRIMTVHAAKGLQAPIVFLPDSAKKSHDHNKARIRLIWPPENTGAEGLNVPLWSPRQEFDADIYAELRDAAREGQEEEYRRLLYVALTRAEDRLYVCGFQTRRQPAKDCWHKLVEAGFPATATPLPFRVDGEPVIDKDSKAELFTKRHGYAQEAAHEKSDDKKAVSDALREPVPAWAFKPPMAEPEPSLPLAPSKPGEDEPAVKGPLAEEEDYRFRRGILVHQILEILPTLPQSVWDKSLAGYLARPALGLKEAEQAQLAAEIMAVLRHPQFAPIFGAGSRAETPVVGIAGVNRVLSGQMDRLLVTDDEVLVIDYKTNRPPPKRVEDVHIAYLKQMAAYRAVMERVYPGRPVKCALLWTDGPTLMPLPDDLLDKYAP; this is encoded by the coding sequence ATGACGGCGGAAAACCTGAAAGCCAAACCGCAGCGCTCCGCCAACGAAAACCAGTCGATGGCGGCCGACCCGCTGAAAAGCGTCTGGGTCGGCGCATCCGCCGGTACCGGCAAGACCAAGGTATTGATCGACCGCGTGCTGCGCCTCATGCTGCCGCGCGGTGGCGGGACGGGGCAGGAAGCGACACGGCCCGATAAAATCCTCTGCCTCACCTTCACGAAAACGGCGGCGGCGGAAATGTCGAACCGCATTTATAAAAAGCTCGGCAACTGGGCGGTCATGCCGGATGACGCGCTGAAAACCGATCTTAAAAACCTGATGTGCGAAACGCCGCCGGAAGCAACCATTCACGCCGCGCGCCGTCTGTTCGCGCGCGTGCTGGATACGCCGGGCGGCCTTAAATTCCTGACCATCCATTCTTTCTGCCAGTCGGTACTGAAACGCTTTCCGGTAGAAGCGGGGCTGCCGCCGCACTTCGAATTGATGGACGAACAAAGCGCGGTCGAATACCTGACGCGCAGCCTGCACGACATCATCGCCGCCACGAAACGCGACCCGGAATCGGCGCTGGCGCAGGCGTTCAACCAGCTGGTGCTGCACCTCGATCCTGATTCAATGAACGACCTGATGGCGAAAATCATGTCGAAGCGCAGCCACCTTGCCCGCATCCTCGATGCGCATGACGACCGCGACGGCAATGCCGCGAACACGATCCGCGATGTTTACCGCCATCTGGGGCTCGACCCTGCCGATACCGAAGAAACGGTGCTGGCAGATGTGGGCAAGCTGCATCCGGGTGACGAGGCGAATTTGCGCCGTGCGCTTCAAGGGTTACTGGCAGGCGGTAAAAAGGATAGCGACAAGGCCGCGGCGATGCAGCCATGGCTGGAAAATCCAGCTGGTCGTACGGCGCTATTCCACACGTATTGCGGAGCCTATTTCACGAAGGAAGGCGAATTCTTCAAGACATTTGCCTACAAGGACGCTGTCGCCGCGTGTAACGACATACATGACATCATGCTGCGTGAAGCGGAGCGGCTGTATGCCATACGCCAGAAGCTGCAAGCCGTGAAGCTTGCAGGCCTGAACGCTTCGCTTTTGACAGTCGCATCCGAAATGGTCGGGCGGTACGAGAAATACAAGCGCCAGACCGACCGGCTCGATTACGAAGACCTCATCATCAAGACCAGCGAGCTGCTGGCCGAGAAAAGCATGGTCAGCTGGGTGCTGTTCAAGCTGGACGAAGGCATCGACCATATCCTTGTCGATGAAGCGCAGGACACCAGCCCGTACCAATGGCGCGTGATCGAGGCGCTGTCGCTGGAATTCTTCAGCGGCATGGGCACGCGCGGTGATGTACTGCGTACGTTGTTCGTGGTGGGCGACGAAAAACAGTCGATCTACAGCTTTCAGGGAGCGGAGCCGAAAAAATTCTTTGAAATGCAGAAATTCTTCGGCGAGCGCGTGCGCGAAGTGCAGGACGGCTGGGAAGTGTTTCTTGAACATTCCTTCCGCTCCACCCGCGCGGTGCTGGATGTGGTCAATGGCACCTTTGCCGATGAAAACGTGCGGCGCGGCGTGGTCGCCGATGCCGCGCGCGAAGTGCGCCATGTCGCGTTCCGGCAGGGGCAGGCGGGCATGGTCGAACTCTGGCCGCTCATCCGCCCTGCCGCGCGCGAGGAACAAGAATCGTGGCAGATGCCGGTGGCGGTCGAGCGCGGCGACAATGCCGCCAGCCAGCTGGCAAAAAAAATCGCGGGCACGGTGCGCGGCTGGATCGACAGCGGCGAAATACTGACATCGAAAAACCGCCCCGTACGCGCGGGCGATGTGCTGATCCTTGTCCAGTCGCGCAGCGCGTTGGTTGAAATGCTCATGCGGGCGCTGAAGGAAGCGCAGGTGCCGGTCGCGGGCATCGACCGCATGACGCTGACGCAGGAAATCGCGGTCATGGACATGATGGCGCTTGCGGGCTTCGCACTGCTGCCGAAGGATGATTTGACGCTGGCGACCTTGCTGAAATCGCCGCTGGTGGGCCTTGGCGAGGACGACCTTTACACGCTCTGCCACGGGCGCAGCGGCAGCCTGCTGGGAGCGGTGCAGGCGCAGCGCCCCGATATTGCGGCATACCTGTATAAATGGGTGAACAAGGCGGGCGAGGCGACACCGTATGAATTTTTCGCCGAAGTCCTGAACACGCCCTGTTTTGCCGATAAAACCAGCGGGCGGCGCGCCTTCTACGGGCGCCTCGGCGGCGATATCCATGATGCGCTTGATGAATTCCTGAACGCGGCGCTGAATTACGAACAGTCGCATACGCCGTCCTTGCAGAAATTCACCGACTGGTTCATGCGCGGCGAATCCGACATCAAGCGCGAACAGGAAGCGCATAGCGCCAACCAGGTGCGCATCATGACCGTGCATGCCGCCAAGGGCTTGCAGGCGCCGATCGTGTTCCTGCCCGATTCCGCAAAAAAATCGCACGACCACAACAAGGCGCGCATCCGCCTGATATGGCCGCCGGAAAACACGGGTGCCGAGGGTTTGAATGTGCCGCTCTGGTCGCCACGCCAGGAATTCGATGCCGATATTTATGCCGAACTGCGCGATGCTGCGCGCGAAGGTCAGGAAGAAGAATACCGCCGCTTGTTATACGTCGCGCTGACGCGTGCGGAAGACCGCCTGTACGTTTGTGGTTTCCAGACGCGCAGACAACCGGCTAAAGATTGCTGGCACAAGCTGGTCGAGGCGGGATTCCCTGCAACCGCAACACCGCTGCCGTTCCGCGTCGATGGCGAGCCTGTGATCGACAAGGACAGCAAGGCCGAGCTGTTCACCAAACGTCACGGCTATGCGCAGGAAGCAGCGCATGAAAAATCGGACGACAAAAAGGCCGTCAGCGATGCCTTGCGCGAACCCGTGCCCGCCTGGGCGTTCAAGCCGCCGATGGCCGAGCCCGAACCGTCGCTACCGCTCGCACCATCGAAACCCGGCGAAGACGAACCCGCCGTGAAGGGCCCGCTGGCAGAGGAGGAAGATTACCGTTTCCGCCGCGGTATCCTCGTCCACCAGATACTCGAAATCCTGCCGACCCTGCCGCAATCCGTCTGGGATAAATCGCTGGCCGGTTATCTTGCGCGCCCTGCGCTTGGCTTGAAGGAAGCGGAGCAAGCGCAGCTGGCGGCGGAAATCATGGCCGTGCTGCGCCACCCGCAATTCGCGCCCATCTTCGGCGCGGGCAGCCGCGCGGAAACGCCGGTCGTGGGCATCGCGGGCGTAAACCGCGTGCTGTCGGGGCAGATGGACAGGTTGCTGGTGACGGATGACGAAGTGCTGGTCATTGACTACAAAACCAACCGCCCGCCGCCCAAACGGGTGGAGGATGTGCATATCGCCTACCTGAAGCAGATGGCGGCCTATCGCGCGGTCATGGAGCGGGTCTATCCCGGCCGCCCCGTCAAATGTGCGCTGCTGTGGACGGACGGGCCGACCTTGATGCCACTGCCGGATGATTTGCTGGATAAATACGCGCCTTAA
- the addB gene encoding double-strand break repair protein AddB: MAAGQSFADAFARGILEQAGDDPLKLSETLILLPSRRACRNLREAFLRLSGGKALLLPQMHPVGDVEADDVAMLLAGDDGAAAALDIAPAVAPLERQLLLAQAIMKAGMAQSFDQAVALADGLGRFLDEVQTENLSFSGLENLVPDEFAEHWQKTLQFLKILTEVWPGILKSRGVLDVAERRNMLIAAQIAVWKKYPPAHPVIAAGSTATMPAVRDLLAVVARLPQGMIVLPGLDRHMDEESWDALGEDHPQYNLKLLLSHLGLLRDSVGNWQVKKNPAVNEGRVKLLSEAMRPAETTEKWRELRAGDIPSQALENFTRIDCGGPQEEADTIALIMRHALETPGKTAALITPDRRLARRVSLSLRRWGILIDDSGGQPLTELPIGTWLMLAAEMAEEQLAPVTLLSFLKHPMMALNLPANDLRDMVQLLDELVLRGPRPTSGFDGLRDKVLTLPEEKTARAKLLSWLDAVELQMRPYVELMAQRGKLPFRTLLEKHIRIAETLAATLEMNGAQRLWAEKYAGDASTFLNQLWASSRDVPDISPGDYVSLMKSLMKAVTVRPPFGSHPRLSVLGQIEARLYSADLVILGGLNEGTWPALPAHDPWMSRPMRKKFGLPSPERSISISAHDFVQAITAPEVIATRATKVDGTPTVPARWLLRLETVLQAAGLEMQPKRAETYRQWMKDVDTPADVIPVKRPEPRPPVSARPRQLSVTRIETLMRDPYQIYAQYVLGLRKFEDIDADPGGAERGTFIHAALEKFIKSFPDKLPDDASAQLLEFGRAALRDMRIPQEVEAFWWPRFERVAEKFVSEEREWRNEAKPYESEAEGKWQFGTTTEPFTLTGKADRIDKKQDGSYAIIDYKSGFVPAPKDVAHGMSPQLPLEALMLQQGAFPKIPSGDVTDLVYWRVTGSGQKPVDRKSVIGRDHDIKTVIEQAATGLMELIEKFDDPETPYLSQPRAEAKARFSDYEHLARVKEWGIAADEDEGAAE; this comes from the coding sequence ATCGCGGCGGGGCAATCCTTTGCCGATGCCTTTGCGCGCGGGATACTGGAACAGGCGGGCGACGATCCGCTGAAACTCTCCGAAACTTTGATCCTGCTGCCCAGCCGCCGCGCCTGCCGCAATCTGCGCGAGGCGTTTTTGCGCCTGTCGGGCGGCAAGGCATTATTGTTGCCGCAAATGCACCCCGTCGGGGATGTCGAGGCGGATGATGTCGCGATGCTGTTGGCCGGCGATGACGGCGCGGCTGCCGCGCTTGATATCGCCCCCGCCGTTGCGCCCCTCGAGCGTCAATTGCTGCTGGCGCAGGCGATCATGAAGGCCGGCATGGCGCAGTCCTTCGATCAGGCGGTGGCGCTGGCCGACGGCCTCGGGCGTTTTCTTGACGAAGTGCAGACGGAAAATCTCAGTTTCTCCGGCCTTGAAAACCTCGTGCCCGATGAATTCGCGGAGCATTGGCAGAAAACCCTGCAGTTTCTGAAAATCCTGACCGAAGTCTGGCCGGGCATCCTGAAATCGCGCGGCGTGCTGGATGTGGCGGAGCGGCGCAATATGCTGATCGCGGCGCAGATCGCCGTCTGGAAAAAATATCCGCCCGCGCATCCGGTGATCGCGGCGGGTTCGACTGCGACGATGCCAGCGGTGCGCGACCTGCTGGCGGTTGTGGCAAGACTGCCGCAGGGGATGATCGTGCTGCCGGGGCTCGACCGCCATATGGACGAAGAAAGCTGGGATGCGCTGGGCGAAGACCACCCGCAATATAACCTGAAGCTTTTATTGTCTCATTTGGGGCTGCTGCGCGACAGCGTCGGCAACTGGCAGGTGAAGAAAAATCCCGCCGTCAACGAAGGCCGCGTGAAACTGCTGTCCGAAGCCATGCGTCCCGCTGAAACGACCGAAAAATGGCGCGAATTGCGTGCCGGCGACATCCCGTCGCAAGCATTGGAAAATTTCACCCGCATCGATTGCGGCGGCCCGCAGGAAGAAGCGGATACAATCGCGCTTATCATGCGCCACGCGCTGGAAACGCCCGGCAAGACCGCCGCGCTGATTACGCCCGACCGCAGGCTTGCGCGCCGCGTGTCACTGTCCTTGCGCCGCTGGGGCATCCTGATCGACGATTCCGGCGGCCAGCCGCTGACCGAACTGCCCATCGGCACATGGCTGATGCTGGCGGCGGAAATGGCCGAAGAACAACTCGCGCCCGTCACGCTGCTGTCATTCCTGAAGCACCCCATGATGGCGCTCAACCTGCCCGCGAACGATTTGCGCGACATGGTGCAGCTGCTGGACGAACTTGTCTTGCGCGGCCCGCGCCCGACATCAGGTTTCGACGGGCTGCGCGACAAGGTGCTGACCCTGCCCGAAGAAAAAACGGCGCGGGCAAAACTGCTGTCATGGCTGGATGCCGTCGAATTGCAGATGCGCCCCTATGTCGAATTAATGGCGCAGCGCGGCAAGCTGCCGTTCCGCACGCTTTTGGAAAAACATATCCGCATCGCCGAAACGCTGGCGGCCACGCTGGAAATGAACGGCGCGCAACGCCTCTGGGCGGAAAAATACGCGGGCGACGCCAGCACCTTCCTGAACCAGTTGTGGGCATCGTCGCGCGATGTGCCGGATATTTCGCCCGGCGATTACGTATCGCTCATGAAATCGCTGATGAAGGCGGTGACGGTGCGCCCGCCGTTTGGCAGCCATCCGCGCCTGTCGGTGCTGGGCCAGATCGAAGCGCGGTTGTATAGCGCTGACTTGGTGATATTGGGTGGGCTGAACGAGGGCACTTGGCCGGCGCTGCCCGCGCATGATCCGTGGATGTCGCGCCCGATGCGCAAGAAATTCGGCCTGCCGTCGCCCGAGCGTTCCATCAGCATCTCGGCGCATGATTTCGTGCAGGCAATTACCGCCCCCGAAGTGATTGCCACCCGCGCGACAAAGGTCGACGGCACGCCCACCGTGCCTGCCCGCTGGCTGCTGCGGCTTGAAACCGTGTTGCAGGCGGCGGGGCTGGAAATGCAGCCCAAACGCGCCGAAACCTATCGCCAGTGGATGAAGGATGTCGATACGCCCGCCGATGTGATCCCCGTAAAGCGGCCGGAGCCGCGCCCGCCGGTATCCGCGCGCCCGCGCCAGCTCTCGGTCACGCGCATCGAAACGTTGATGCGCGACCCGTACCAGATTTACGCGCAATATGTGCTGGGCTTGCGCAAGTTCGAGGATATCGACGCCGACCCGGGCGGGGCGGAACGCGGCACGTTCATCCACGCCGCGCTTGAAAAATTCATCAAGTCTTTTCCCGATAAACTGCCAGACGACGCATCCGCGCAGCTGCTGGAATTCGGCCGCGCGGCGCTGCGCGACATGCGCATCCCGCAGGAGGTCGAGGCCTTCTGGTGGCCGCGCTTCGAGCGCGTCGCCGAAAAGTTCGTGTCGGAAGAGCGGGAGTGGCGTAACGAGGCCAAACCCTATGAAAGCGAAGCGGAAGGAAAATGGCAGTTCGGCACCACGACCGAACCCTTCACGTTGACGGGGAAAGCCGACCGCATCGACAAGAAACAAGACGGCAGCTATGCCATCATCGATTACAAATCCGGCTTTGTGCCTGCCCCAAAAGATGTCGCGCATGGCATGTCGCCGCAATTGCCGCTCGAGGCGTTGATGCTGCAGCAGGGCGCGTTCCCGAAAATTCCGTCCGGCGATGTGACCGACCTTGTCTATTGGCGCGTGACGGGCAGCGGCCAGAAACCGGTCGATCGAAAATCGGTCATCGGGCGCGACCACGATATCAAAACCGTCATCGAACAGGCAGCGACAGGCTTGATGGAACTCATCGAAAAATTCGACGATCCAGAAACGCCCTATCTCAGCCAGCCGCGCGCGGAAGCGAAAGCGCGCTTTTCCGATTACGAACACCTCGCCCGCGTCAAGGAATGGGGCATCGCGGCCGATGAAGACGAGGGGGCTGCGGAATGA
- a CDS encoding SRPBCC family protein, with the protein MGMPILIVLLLVLVVLGFIISRQPDTFRVTRTIITHAQPFAVFSVVGDLQRWNDWSPWAKLDPNAKYEFEGPTSGVGAVFKWAGNKNVGEGKMTITETQNPNLVRIKLEFYKPFKAVNDVEFTFRPETSGTLVSWSMYGKNTFLSKAMSLVINCDRMIGSSFEQGLAALREIVEKPPAA; encoded by the coding sequence ATGGGGATGCCAATTCTGATCGTCCTGCTGCTGGTTCTGGTCGTGCTGGGTTTCATCATTTCCCGCCAGCCCGATACGTTCCGCGTCACGCGCACCATCATCACCCATGCGCAGCCCTTTGCCGTGTTTTCGGTCGTCGGCGACCTGCAGCGCTGGAACGACTGGTCACCCTGGGCAAAACTGGACCCGAACGCCAAGTATGAATTCGAAGGCCCTACATCCGGCGTTGGTGCGGTGTTCAAATGGGCGGGCAATAAAAATGTCGGCGAAGGCAAGATGACCATCACCGAAACGCAAAACCCCAACCTTGTCCGCATCAAGCTGGAATTCTATAAACCGTTCAAGGCCGTCAACGACGTTGAATTCACCTTCCGTCCCGAAACCAGCGGTACGCTGGTCAGCTGGAGCATGTACGGTAAAAACACCTTCCTCTCCAAGGCGATGAGCCTTGTTATCAATTGCGACAGGATGATCGGCAGTTCTTTCGAACAAGGTCTGGCCGCGCTGCGCGAGATCGTTGAAAAGCCACCCGCGGCCTGA
- the trxA gene encoding thioredoxin, with protein MGAQQVSDKDFEAEVLKANGPVLVDFWAEWCGPCRALGPSLDALATEKGEQIKVVKVNIDDNPNAPSKYGVRSIPTMLIFKDGQVVAQTVGSMGKSDLFKWVDTSIA; from the coding sequence ATGGGCGCTCAACAAGTTAGCGACAAAGATTTCGAAGCCGAAGTCCTGAAGGCGAACGGCCCTGTGCTGGTCGATTTCTGGGCGGAATGGTGCGGCCCCTGCCGCGCGCTCGGCCCCAGCCTCGATGCACTGGCGACCGAAAAAGGCGAGCAGATCAAGGTCGTGAAGGTCAATATCGACGACAACCCGAACGCGCCGTCCAAATACGGCGTCCGTTCCATCCCGACCATGCTGATCTTTAAAGACGGTCAGGTTGTGGCGCAGACGGTGGGCAGCATGGGCAAATCCGACCTGTTCAAATGGGTCGATACCAGCATCGCCTGA
- the tsaE gene encoding tRNA (adenosine(37)-N6)-threonylcarbamoyltransferase complex ATPase subunit type 1 TsaE, with protein MPPTTVRIDHEEDMRVLAVRLAQILKTGDVITLTGGLGAGKTVFARALVNALAPAPEEVPSPTFTLVQVYDNQSPAIWHFDLYRLEDEDEILELGWDEARRQGVALVEWPERLGGLLPKDRLEISIEFTGDSDNARQVTFTPYGKWVARQRDE; from the coding sequence ATGCCGCCCACCACCGTCCGCATCGACCATGAAGAAGACATGCGTGTGCTGGCCGTGCGCCTTGCGCAGATCCTGAAAACCGGCGATGTCATCACCCTCACGGGCGGCCTTGGCGCGGGCAAAACCGTTTTCGCGCGCGCGCTGGTGAACGCGCTGGCTCCCGCGCCCGAAGAAGTGCCAAGCCCCACATTCACGCTTGTGCAGGTCTACGATAACCAATCCCCCGCCATCTGGCATTTCGACCTCTACCGGCTCGAGGACGAGGACGAGATTCTGGAATTGGGCTGGGACGAAGCGCGGCGGCAGGGTGTCGCGCTGGTCGAATGGCCGGAGCGGCTGGGTGGCCTTTTGCCCAAAGATCGGCTAGAAATAAGCATCGAATTTACCGGCGATTCCGACAATGCGCGGCAGGTGACCTTCACCCCGTACGGCAAATGGGTCGCCCGCCAAAGGGATGAATGA
- a CDS encoding NAD(P)/FAD-dependent oxidoreductase: protein MTVVHKTDVVIIGAGPVGLFAIFECGMLKMKCHVIDSLEHVGGQCTALYPEKPIFDIPALPSVQAGELIARLEEQAEPFQPVYHLNQMAKDVTQTATGFTVVTTLGTTIECRAIIIAAGAGAFGPNRPPMQGLEAYEGKSVFYMVKSRKDFTGKKLVIAGGGDSAVDWAISLSELAEKIYFVHRRDKFRAAPESVDRLQKIAETGKVEMVIPYQLHSLQGDGAKLTGVTVADLDGKEKTLDADVLLPFFGITPQLGHIAEWGVKIDLHHIPVDQSTCETSIPGIFAAGDIATYPRKLKLILTGFAEAAQAAHAIHPLVFPGEALHFVYSTTKGVP from the coding sequence ATGACGGTGGTGCATAAGACAGATGTGGTGATTATCGGCGCGGGGCCCGTGGGTCTGTTCGCGATCTTTGAATGCGGCATGCTGAAAATGAAATGCCATGTCATCGACAGCCTTGAGCATGTCGGCGGCCAATGCACCGCGCTTTACCCGGAAAAGCCGATTTTCGACATCCCCGCCCTGCCAAGCGTGCAGGCGGGCGAATTGATCGCACGGCTGGAAGAACAGGCCGAACCGTTCCAGCCCGTCTATCACCTGAACCAGATGGCGAAGGATGTGACGCAGACGGCGACAGGCTTTACCGTCGTCACGACGCTGGGCACCACCATCGAATGCCGCGCCATTATTATTGCCGCCGGCGCCGGTGCCTTTGGCCCCAACCGCCCGCCGATGCAGGGGCTGGAGGCATATGAAGGCAAATCCGTCTTTTACATGGTCAAAAGCCGCAAGGATTTCACCGGCAAGAAACTGGTGATCGCGGGGGGCGGCGACAGCGCGGTGGATTGGGCGATTTCGCTCTCCGAACTCGCCGAAAAAATCTATTTCGTCCACCGCCGCGACAAATTCCGCGCCGCACCGGAATCCGTCGATCGCCTGCAAAAGATTGCTGAAACCGGCAAGGTTGAAATGGTCATTCCGTATCAGCTCCATTCATTGCAGGGCGACGGCGCAAAACTGACGGGCGTGACCGTCGCCGATCTGGACGGAAAAGAAAAGACGCTGGATGCGGATGTGCTGCTGCCGTTTTTCGGCATCACGCCGCAGCTGGGGCATATCGCGGAATGGGGCGTGAAGATCGACCTGCACCATATTCCCGTCGATCAGTCGACCTGCGAGACCAGCATCCCCGGCATCTTCGCAGCAGGCGATATCGCCACATACCCCCGTAAACTAAAGCTTATCCTGACCGGATTTGCCGAAGCGGCGCAGGCCGCGCATGCCATCCACCCCCTTGTTTTCCCGGGTGAGGCGCTCCATTTTGTGTATTCGACAACGAAAGGCGTTCCGTAA